A single window of Channa argus isolate prfri chromosome 2, Channa argus male v1.0, whole genome shotgun sequence DNA harbors:
- the LOC137120747 gene encoding secretory carrier-associated membrane protein 5-like — translation MAEPNFPPLPGFIPIKPCFYQDFDEIPEQHRSMCKKMYHLWMLNSATLAVNLIACFAWMFSGGGVTNFGLAIIWLLMFTPCSYVCWFRPIYKAFKTDSSFNFMLFFFVFMAQVGISIIQSIGIPGWGVCGWLATISYFSYNILTALIMLIPTIMFTAVASLSFIALTRIHNFYRGSGNSISKAQEEWATGAWKNPHVQAAAQQAAMGAAAGAMQDQYSSPQYNEM, via the exons ATGGCAG AGCCAAACTTCCCCCCACTACCTGGATTTATTCCAATCAAGCCATGTTTCTATCAGGACTTCGATGAGATCCCTGAACAGCATCGGAGCATGTGCAAGAAAATGTACCACCTGTGGATGT TGAATAGTGCTACACTTGCAGTGAATCTTATTGCCTGCTTTGCTTGGATGTTTAGCGGAGGTGGAGTGACAAACTTTGGTTTGGCTATCATCTGGCTCCTCATGTTTACTCCCTGCTCTTATGTCTGTTGGTTTAGGCCCATCTACAAGGCCTTTAA GACTGACAGCTCCTTCAACTTCATGCtgttcttttttgtcttcatggcCCAAGTTGGCATCAGCATCATCCAAAGCATAGGCATCCCTGGATGGGGAGTATG TGGTTGGCTGGCTACCATCTCCTATTTCAGCTATAATATTTTGACTGCACTGATCATGCTGATCCCCACTATCATGTTCACTGCTGTGGCCTCATTGTCCTTTATTGCCCTCACCAGG ATCCATAATTTTTACCGTGGCAGTGGAAACAGCATTTCCAAAGCTCAGGAGGAATGGGCAACAGGGGCCTGGAAGAACCCTCATGTCCAGGCTGCGGCCCAGCAGGCAGCCATGGGGGCAGCTGCTGGGGCCATGCAAGATCAATATTCCAGCCCACAATATAATGAGATGTAG